A genomic region of Brevibacillus sp. JNUCC-41 contains the following coding sequences:
- a CDS encoding MerR family transcriptional regulator: protein MNVYRIGQLAELANVSRRTIDYYTQLGMLNYEKTGSRYRYYTEDALNRLQMINRYKEQNMPLTEIKERLQVLSETTVESEQVLLMVDKISTDLKGLENELLELKPLLEQLDEQQLTYAAQQLSVRGSSLLSIIAMLT, encoded by the coding sequence GTGAATGTATATCGGATTGGCCAGCTTGCTGAACTTGCGAATGTTTCGCGAAGAACCATTGACTATTACACACAATTAGGAATGCTGAACTATGAAAAAACTGGGTCAAGATATCGATATTACACAGAAGATGCTTTAAATCGTCTTCAAATGATTAATCGGTATAAGGAACAGAATATGCCGTTGACTGAAATCAAGGAACGGTTACAAGTCTTGTCTGAAACCACAGTTGAGTCCGAGCAAGTCCTCTTGATGGTGGACAAGATATCTACAGATCTTAAAGGACTGGAGAATGAATTGCTTGAATTAAAACCGTTACTGGAACAGCTCGATGAACAGCAATTAACATATGCTGCACAACAGCTTTCCGTTCGGGGCAGCTCTTTATTGAGCATCATTGCCATGCTCACTTAA
- a CDS encoding carboxylesterase/lipase family protein, which yields MIGSIVTTVKGHLQGTMENDICVWRGVRYAKAPIEDLRFRSPEPVDKWSGIIDAVDFGPIPPQPMDRAVRTGMAGNEKMDEDCLFLNIWSPRADDKKRPVMVWIPGGAYITGAGSIDMYNGHLLAKNGDVVVVSINYRLGALGYLDFTEFAGDGEIFETNLGLRDQVASLKWVKENIEVFGGDPDNVTIFGESAGGNAVTTILTVPSARGLFKQAIAESPAPTSVYGKGFARQFSERFLEILGIGKNEFHRLKTLPVQEIVAASYQILQENSQAMPGSLSFGPVVDGDFLPDYPLDSIRSGKVKGIPLLIGTNRDEATLFEQMDPPLIPTNAAMIHKMFENTDPEAKERITNAYINYPEKKAVLGLGRDATFHIPSVWYAEAYSRFEKKTWMYRFDYKTAAMRISKLGATHGIEIPFAFQTFDSAFGKRITSFGSRSAALKVSHRMQGHWVNFAKHGNPNPPEGETWPKYDETNHYTMIFDKKDYIEKDPDRMIRLAWEGVGIYK from the coding sequence ATGATTGGATCAATAGTTACGACGGTAAAAGGACATCTTCAAGGTACTATGGAAAACGATATATGCGTTTGGCGTGGAGTCAGATATGCTAAAGCGCCGATCGAGGATCTGCGTTTCCGCTCACCGGAGCCAGTTGATAAGTGGAGCGGTATCATCGATGCAGTGGATTTTGGTCCCATTCCCCCGCAGCCGATGGATCGGGCGGTAAGAACAGGAATGGCCGGAAATGAAAAAATGGATGAGGATTGTTTGTTCTTGAATATTTGGTCACCTAGAGCTGATGATAAAAAACGCCCGGTCATGGTCTGGATTCCTGGAGGAGCATATATAACGGGAGCTGGATCCATTGATATGTACAATGGACATTTACTGGCTAAAAATGGAGATGTAGTCGTAGTAAGCATCAACTATAGGCTGGGGGCACTGGGATATCTGGATTTTACCGAGTTTGCAGGTGATGGGGAAATATTTGAAACCAATTTAGGTTTACGTGATCAAGTTGCGTCTCTTAAATGGGTTAAGGAGAATATAGAAGTGTTTGGCGGCGACCCTGATAATGTTACGATATTTGGTGAATCAGCTGGAGGCAATGCGGTTACCACTATACTTACCGTTCCATCAGCGAGAGGTCTTTTTAAACAGGCCATTGCAGAAAGTCCCGCTCCGACATCTGTTTACGGAAAAGGATTTGCGCGCCAATTCAGTGAACGGTTCCTTGAGATATTGGGCATTGGAAAGAATGAATTCCATCGGTTAAAAACACTTCCAGTTCAAGAGATTGTCGCGGCATCCTACCAAATCTTACAGGAAAACTCACAAGCCATGCCGGGCTCACTATCCTTTGGACCTGTCGTAGATGGTGACTTCCTGCCCGATTATCCACTAGATTCGATTCGATCCGGAAAAGTAAAGGGAATACCCTTGCTTATAGGAACAAATAGGGACGAAGCGACCTTATTCGAACAGATGGATCCCCCTTTGATCCCAACTAATGCGGCAATGATTCATAAAATGTTCGAAAATACAGATCCAGAGGCGAAAGAGCGAATTACGAATGCTTATATAAACTACCCAGAAAAGAAAGCTGTGCTTGGCCTTGGCCGTGATGCGACCTTCCATATTCCCTCGGTTTGGTATGCGGAGGCATACAGCCGCTTTGAAAAAAAAACTTGGATGTACCGTTTTGATTATAAAACGGCGGCAATGCGCATAAGTAAATTAGGGGCGACGCATGGTATAGAAATCCCTTTTGCCTTCCAGACTTTCGACTCGGCATTTGGGAAACGGATCACTTCATTTGGTTCAAGGTCAGCTGCCCTAAAGGTTTCCCACAGAATGCAGGGCCATTGGGTCAACTTTGCGAAACATGGAAACCCCAATCCCCCGGAAGGTGAAACTTGGCCAAAATATGATGAAACCAACCACTACACCATGATTTTTGATAAAAAGGATTATATTGAAAAAGACCCTGACAGGATGATAAGGTTGGCATGGGAAGGGGTGGGGATTTACAAGTGA